In Fusarium oxysporum f. sp. lycopersici 4287 chromosome 11, whole genome shotgun sequence, the following are encoded in one genomic region:
- a CDS encoding hypothetical protein (At least one base has a quality score < 10), which yields MTIDQDPILTKLRDVSLSTVENGVSKHHTTEQDHLATAGLLSERESEAWQRAIEKVVRCVVSVKFSHPYSFDTETSKTSEATGFVVDAEKGIILTNRHVVGPGPFSGYIVFNNQEEVDTYPIYRDPVHDFGFLKFDPKAVKYMDLTAMELRPDLAKVGTEIKVIGNDSGEKLGILSGFISRLDRNAPIYDGYMDFNTCYFQANASASGGSSGSPVVNVDGHGIALQAGGRTDGSTDYFLPLDGPLRALKQIQRGEKVKRGEIQTVFKLKPFDECRRLGLSPEWESVLRKSFPGEDNVIVAMDVLPEGPSDEKLKEGDILLKINGDLVTQFLRLNEIFDSNIGKTVRILVQRDGQDVEEDILVQDLCEITPDRFVTVGAACFHDLSYQVAQRYFLPCRGVYVRKSGPFHPTHDNYIMVDSVNHKKTPDLDAFVQVMRDIPDRARVAIKFWYVWEPQTVRTAVVPIDRHWFQRMKMFKRNDTTGVWDVEVLAEPLPAVRPPPLSASFDALEHIAQREIAEIARSFVHVRFSSPVLIDGQSTRIKLGMGLVVNADRGYVIVSRTVVPTKLCDIELTFADSVLVPGKVVFLHPAHHYAIIQYDPSLVDAPVKSAIFSTDRISQGAPTFFVGHNDCDEMVYASTAVTKVIPLEREPPNPPRGRPVNVDRIDVETRIGNHCGSGVLIREDGVVQALWVVYEMEDLDEACFGLSSQAIAPIAEKLSQGIVPTLRSLSIELEAVTMIEARVMGVAEEWIEKVQSKSSSDRRLFMVKRGPKQLSGQLGEGDVLLTLDGKLITQLHDVDVMYWKESLDVVAVRNGEQISFKAQTVSEDEFETSRVVNFCGLTAQKPHRTVRQCIKKLPSEVYITSWFIGSPANLYNVYATTFITHIDNKPTPDLESLVGIIASIPDKTYFKIKMMNYTGTPSVVTIKKDERYWPTVEWLRDETHVEGWKRVTYENGEVIQGEGLYGITL from the exons ATGACAATCGACCAGGATCCCATCCTCACTAAACTCCGCGATGTATCCCTCTCGACCGTAGAGAATGGCGTCAGCAAGCATCACACAACAGAGCAAGACCACCTCGCTACTGCAGGTCTTCTCTCAGAACGAGAAAGCGAAGCCTGGCAAAGAGCGATAGAGAAGGTCGTTCGATGCGTTGTGTCGGTCAAGTTCTCGCACCCTTATTCGTTTGATACGGAGACTAGCAAGACGAGCGAAGCGACAGGCTTCGTTGTTGATGCGGAAAAGGGCATCATTCTCACTAATCGACATGTCGTCGGTCCTGGGCCCTTTTCGGGGTACATCGTCTTCAATAACCAGGAAGAAGTCGATACATACCCTATTTATCGCGACCCAGTGCACGACTTTGGCTTTTTGAAGTTTGATCCCAAGGCGGTTAAGTATATGGATCTCACCGCAATGGAACTTCGGCCCGATCTCGCAAAAG TTGGAACCGAGATCAAAGTCATCGGTAACGATAGCGGCGAAAAGCTCGGTATCCTCTCTGGTTTCATCAGCCGTCTTGACAGAAACGCTCCTATATACGATGGCTACATGGACTTCAACACATGTTACTTCCAAGCCAACGCGTCGGCATCCGGAGGAAGTTCCGGAAGTCCCGTTGTCAACGTCGACGGACACGGTATCGCGCTTCAAGCAGGTGGTCGAACCGACGGGTCAACGGATTACTTCCTACCACTTGATGGGCCGCTGCGTGCGCTGAAGCAGATCCAACGGGGTGAGAAGGTGAAGAGGGGTGAAATACAGACTGTCTTCAAATTAAAGCCCTTTGATGAATGTCGACGGCTTGGGTTGAGTCCTGAGTGGGAGAGTGTTTTGCGCAAGTCCTTTCCTGGAGAGGATAAcgtcatcgtcgccatggATGTCTTACCCGAGGGGCCTTCGGACGAGAAATTGAAAGAAGGCGATATCCTCCTTAAGATCAACGGGGATCTCGTTACCCAATTCCTCCGTCTCAACGAGATTTTCGACTCCAACATTGGCAAAACAGTCCGTATTCTCGTTCAGAGAGACGGCCAGGACGTCGAAGAGGATATCCTAGTCCAAGACCTCTGCGAGATCACACCAGACCGCTTCGTCACCGTCGGTGCAGCCTGTTTCCATGATCTATCATACCAAGTCGCCCAACGATACTTCCTCCCCTGCCGCGGCGTGTACGTCAGAAAATCCGGCCCGTTTCACCCCACGCACGATAACTACATCATGGTCGATAGCGTCAATCACAAGAAGACGCCGGACCTCGATGCTTTTGTGCAGGTCATGAGGGATATCCCCGACAGAGCACGCGTGGCTATCAAGTTTTGGTATGTTTGGGAACCGCAGACCGTTCGGACGGCTGTTGTGCCGATTGATCGGCATTGGTTTCAACGTATGAAGATGTTCAAGAGGAATGATACCACGGGGGTTTGGGATGTTGAGGTCCTTGCTGAGCCGCTGCCTGCTGTTCGACCGCCGCCGTTGAGTGCGTCTTTTGATGCGCTTGAGCATATTGCTCAGCGGGAAATTGCTGAGATTGCGAGGAGTTTCGTTCACGTGCGATTCTCTTCGCCGGTCCTTATTGATGGACAATCGACACGCATTAAACTCGGGATGGGCCTTGTCGTCAACGCTGATCGAGGCTACGTCATCGTCTCGAGAACTGTTGTGCCGACAAAGCTTTGCGATATTGAACTCACCTTTGCTGACTCAGTCCTTGTTCCCGGAAAAGTCGTCTTCTTGCATCCTGCGCATCATTACGCTATCATTCAATACGACCCCAGCCTCGTTGACGCACCCGTCAAGAGCGCGATCTTCAGCACTGATAGAATCTCGCAGGGTGCACCTACTTTCTTCGTTGGTCATAATGATTGCGATGAGATGGTTTACGCCTCAACAGCCGTGACAAAAGTCATTCCCCTCGAGAGAGAGCCACCAAATCCACCCCGCGGCCGCCCCGTCAACGTCGATCGCATTGACGTGGAGACCCGAATTGGAAACCACTGTGGCAGCGGCGTTCTCATCCGTGAAGACGGCGTCGTCCAGGCCCTTTGGGTCGTCTACGAGATGGAAGATCTCGACGAGGCCTGTTTCGGTCTAAGCTCCCAAGCCATCGCGCCCATCGCTGAGAAACTAAGCCAAGGCATCGTCCCAACCCTGCGCAGTCTCTCCATCGAGCTAGAGGCCGTGACGATGATCGAAGCGCGAGTCATGGGCGTAGCGGAGGAGTGGATAGAAAAGGTCCAGAGCAAGTCCTCCTCCGACCGACGACTATTCATGGTAAAACGTGGCCCGAAGCAACTCTCCGGTCAACTCGGCGAAGGTGACGTCCTGCTCACTCTCGACGGCAAGCTTATCACGCAGCTACACGATGTGGATGTCATGTACTGGAAAGAAAGCCTCGACGTCGTCGCTGTACGAAACGGAGAACAGATCAGCTTCAAGGCACAAACTGTCTCTGAGGATGAATTCGAAACTTCCCGTGTTGTTAATTTCTGCGGCTTGACGGCGCAAAAGCCACATCGTACCGTGAGGCAGTGCATCAAGAAGCTGCCGAGCGAAGTATACATCACAAGTTGGTTCATCGGATCGCCGGCAAACTTGTATAACGTCTACGCAACGACTTTCATCACACATATCGATAACAAGCCTACACCGGATCTAGAGTCACTCGTGGGGATCATTGCGAGCATCCCTGATAAAACCT acttcaagatcaagatgatgaacTACACCGGAACTCCCTCCGTCGTAACGATCAAGAAAGATGAGCGATACTGGCCTACCGTTGAGTGGCTTCGTGACGAGACGCATGTTgaaggatggaagagggTTACATATGAGAATGGTGAGGTTATACAAGGCGAAGGTCTTTATGGTATTACACTGTGA
- a CDS encoding hypothetical protein (At least one base has a quality score < 10) produces the protein MNQIQSDIHVEGKFFSDHCFANLSSGQQPNYYHSSPAVSGFTDCFLISSSCQNKGHPWPVTQVIGVEDSPDSDSDYDSGVIRLYENVEKVFQHQPIRLFSPWLSPVRQPNGALAFQPIGALLIWAFSQYIDTNIFTSYTRMNDTSTSKAARTIGSHTRASINELTRSPSTNLRFGFLPTLPAAPLHAIEPWIVTAMSSSSSFSSRMEESHNEEKLLRLTKARNVWFITELIDYQCLDTDAITLSCIVASPFGRPVKEYRTVLGVLECLRDTIKALRSLYLDAKILDQDISDNNILISNAGNNNPDSPKGILIDFDNAIDMEIEPEKPYSLSEPRHSWPLTCRAAGDRALHTYGHDLESSFYVFLFMAVSGHGRASDECRVRKWEIV, from the exons ATGAACCAGATTCAGTCAGATATACACGTCGAGGGTAAATTTTTCTCTGATCACTGCTTCGCCAACTTGTCCTCTGGTCAACAGCCAAACTATTATCACTCATCTCCCGCTGTTTCCGGGTTCACTGATtgcttcctcatctcctcGTCATGCCAGAATAAGGGACATCCCTGGCCAGTAACCCAAGTAATCGGAGTTGAGGATTCACCCGATAGCGATAGCGACTACGACTCCGGTGTTATCCGACTTTACGAAAACGTCGAGAAGGTCTTTCAACACCAGCCAATTCGACTTTTTTCTCCATGGCTTTCTCCTGTACGGCAACCAAATGGAGCTTTGGCTTTTCAGCCGATCGGGGCTCTACTGATCTGGGCTTTTTCCCAATACATTGACACCAACATCTTCACCAGCTACACCAGAATGAATGA TACATCTACATCAAAGGCAGCGCGAACAATAGGGAGTCATACGAGAGCGAGCATCAACGAGCTTACACGCTCACCCTCGACAAACCTACGATTTGGCTTCCTCCCGACCTTGCCAGCAGCGCCCCTACATGCTATCGAGCCATGGATTGTCACGGCAATGAGTTCGTCGTCAAGTTTCTCATCAAGAATGGAGGAAAGTCACAATGAAGAAAAGCTTCTACGCCTCACCAAGGCGCGCAACGTCTGGTTTATCACCGAGCTTATCGACTACCAATGTCTCGACACCGATGCCATCACTTTGTCCTGCATAGTCGCCTCCCCCTTTGGTCGCCCTGTCAAGGAGTATCGCACAGTCTTGGGGGTTCTGGAATGTTTGCGCGACACAATCAAGGCACTCCGATCACTGTATCTGGATGCCAAGATTCTTGATCAGGATATCTCGGATAacaacatcctcatctctAACGCCGGAAATAATAACCCAGACTCACCTAAAGGAATACTCATTGATTTCGATAATGCCATAGACATGGAAATCGAACCCGAGAAACCTTACTCTTTGTCTGAACCAAGACATTCATGGCCATTGACTTGTCGCGCGGCGGGAGATCGCGCCCTCCATACATACGGCCACGACCTCGAGTCTTCCTTCTACGTGTTTTTGTTCATGGCTGTTTCTGGACATGGGAGAGCCTCTGACGAATGCCGAGTGAGAAAATGGGAGATAGTGTAG